The following proteins are encoded in a genomic region of Arthrobacter jiangjiafuii:
- a CDS encoding branched-chain amino acid aminotransferase: protein MPVSALEFTQELSAHPKPAEERAAILANPGFGDYFTDHTAVIDYKTDETGTGTWQNARIEPYGPIQMDPAAAVLHYGQEIFEGLKAYRHADGSVWTFRPEANAARMNLSARRLALPELPEELFLESLRRLVSVDADWIPEGDGAALYLRPFMIATEAFLGVRPSREVSYRVIASPAGNYFGGELKPVSIWLSTKYARAGIGGTGEAKCGGNYAASLIAQMEGEAHGCKQVLFLDAANDNAVEELGGMNVFFVFKDGSLVTPALSGTILHGITRSSVIQLGRDRGLNVQERKITLDEWRDGVASGDITEVFACGTAAVITPVGELKSETETIGSADAVAGPVTLSIREQLLGVQTGAVEDTHGWLTRLA from the coding sequence ATGCCTGTCAGCGCTCTGGAATTCACCCAGGAGCTATCCGCCCATCCGAAGCCGGCCGAAGAGCGGGCAGCCATTCTGGCCAACCCCGGATTCGGAGACTACTTCACGGACCACACCGCCGTCATCGACTACAAAACCGATGAAACCGGTACCGGCACCTGGCAAAACGCCCGGATCGAACCGTACGGTCCGATCCAGATGGATCCCGCGGCTGCAGTGCTGCACTACGGCCAGGAGATCTTCGAGGGCCTGAAGGCCTACCGCCACGCCGACGGCTCGGTCTGGACATTCCGCCCGGAAGCCAACGCCGCCCGCATGAATCTCTCCGCCCGCCGTTTGGCACTGCCGGAACTGCCCGAGGAACTCTTCCTGGAATCCCTGCGCCGGCTGGTCTCCGTGGATGCGGACTGGATCCCCGAAGGCGACGGCGCCGCCCTGTACCTGCGCCCGTTCATGATCGCCACCGAGGCGTTCCTGGGTGTGCGTCCCTCACGTGAGGTGTCCTACCGGGTTATTGCTTCGCCTGCCGGCAACTACTTCGGCGGCGAACTGAAGCCCGTATCCATCTGGCTCTCCACCAAGTACGCCCGCGCCGGCATCGGCGGCACCGGCGAAGCCAAGTGCGGCGGCAATTACGCCGCTTCCCTGATCGCCCAGATGGAAGGCGAAGCACACGGCTGCAAGCAGGTGCTGTTCCTGGATGCGGCCAATGACAACGCCGTGGAAGAACTCGGCGGCATGAACGTGTTCTTCGTCTTCAAGGACGGCTCACTGGTGACGCCGGCGCTGTCAGGCACCATCCTCCACGGCATCACCCGCTCCTCCGTGATCCAGCTGGGCCGCGACCGCGGCCTGAACGTCCAGGAACGCAAGATCACCCTGGACGAATGGCGCGACGGCGTAGCATCCGGAGACATCACCGAGGTCTTCGCCTGCGGCACGGCCGCCGTCATCACGCCGGTCGGGGAGCTGAAGTCCGAAACCGAGACCATTGGTTCGGCCGACGCCGTTGCCGGCCCGGTCACCCTGTCCATCCGCGAGCAGCTGCTCGGTGTCCAGACCGGCGCGGTCGAGGACACCCACGGCTGGCTCACCCGCCTGGCCTAG
- a CDS encoding 3-isopropylmalate dehydrogenase translates to MSEQPSTVSLAVIPGDGIGPEVTAEAVKVLQAVTAGGPVRFDLTEYRLGAEHWLATGETLPEETLEALKGHDAILFGAVGAAPGDKSMPSGLIERELLLKLRFSFDHFVNLRPSRLYPGVASPLANPGTIDFIVVREGTEGPYTGNGGVLRAGTPQEIATEVSLNTAHGVERVVRDAFRRANDRPRKKLTLVHKHNVLVNAGQLWKRTVEAVAAEFPEVTHDYLHVDAATIFMVTDPARFDVIVTDNLFGDIITDLAAAVTGGIGLAASGNLNMDGTFPSMFEPVHGSAPDIAGQQKADPSAAILSAALMLRHLGLEKEAARVEQAVEADVAARTGEPRTTAAIGNAITAAVS, encoded by the coding sequence ATGAGCGAACAGCCCTCCACCGTTTCCCTGGCCGTCATTCCCGGCGACGGCATCGGCCCCGAAGTCACAGCCGAAGCCGTCAAGGTGCTGCAGGCGGTCACCGCCGGCGGTCCCGTCCGGTTCGATCTGACCGAATACCGGCTTGGTGCCGAGCACTGGCTCGCCACCGGAGAAACGCTGCCGGAGGAGACCCTGGAAGCACTCAAGGGCCACGATGCGATCCTGTTCGGCGCGGTGGGCGCTGCACCGGGGGACAAGAGCATGCCCTCGGGCCTCATTGAGCGGGAACTGCTGCTGAAGCTGCGGTTCAGCTTCGACCACTTCGTCAACCTCCGTCCGTCACGGCTCTACCCCGGCGTGGCCAGCCCGCTGGCCAACCCCGGAACCATCGATTTCATCGTGGTCCGCGAAGGCACCGAAGGTCCGTACACCGGCAACGGCGGCGTGCTCCGCGCGGGCACCCCGCAGGAAATCGCCACCGAGGTGTCCCTGAACACCGCCCACGGCGTCGAGCGCGTGGTCCGTGACGCCTTCCGCCGGGCCAACGACCGCCCGCGCAAAAAACTCACGCTGGTCCATAAGCACAACGTGCTGGTCAACGCCGGCCAACTGTGGAAGCGCACCGTGGAGGCCGTCGCAGCCGAGTTCCCCGAGGTCACCCACGACTACCTGCACGTGGACGCGGCAACCATCTTTATGGTGACGGACCCCGCACGCTTTGACGTGATTGTCACAGACAACCTGTTCGGCGACATCATCACCGACCTGGCTGCCGCGGTCACCGGCGGCATCGGCCTGGCCGCCTCCGGCAACCTGAACATGGACGGCACGTTCCCATCGATGTTCGAGCCGGTCCACGGGTCCGCCCCCGATATTGCAGGCCAGCAGAAGGCCGATCCCTCCGCCGCCATCCTCTCGGCGGCGCTCATGCTGCGCCATCTGGGGTTGGAGAAGGAGGCGGCCCGCGTCGAGCAGGCGGTGGAGGCCGACGTCGCCGCCCGCACCGGAGAGCCGCGGACGACGGCGGCCATCGGCAATGCGATAACCGCAGCCGTGTCATAA
- a CDS encoding sensor histidine kinase has translation MLVHRRIHAWTQANPFKVDLTLMLSGVLFLAFPALILGGPHPALDFVLSLGIIVPLAWRRARPVLSGSITASFCLVQVLFSDMPVPADFVPLLTVYALAAYAPRWASLGGLMLAAIGCVLFILRYFGFPYISSTSEVVVYAFSVMAFEAVVLVAWTFGDLARTRRLAMEALRDHARRLEVERQQERDLAAADERTHIAREMHDIVAHSLSVIITQADGARYASAQDPEIAAKTLATIAETGRGSLREMRRLLGVLRGDELASTRPLPSLADVGALVDAVKRAGLEVVVAETGTMRRQLPPGAELTAYRVIQESLTNVLKHAGPGAQAGVDLQWVPRGLEINVHDDGRGAGADVPQSAPPHPGRPPRQAPAPASGPGAGQGQGINGMAERVALYDGTLHAAPATGGGFRVTAFIPYTEA, from the coding sequence ATGCTCGTGCACCGCCGAATCCATGCCTGGACGCAGGCAAACCCGTTCAAGGTTGATCTCACCCTGATGCTCAGTGGTGTCCTTTTCCTTGCCTTCCCCGCCCTGATCCTGGGAGGCCCGCACCCTGCCCTGGACTTTGTCCTCTCGCTGGGAATTATTGTCCCGCTCGCCTGGCGCCGGGCACGGCCGGTGTTGTCGGGCAGCATCACCGCGTCTTTCTGCCTGGTCCAGGTGTTGTTCAGCGACATGCCTGTACCGGCCGACTTCGTGCCCCTCCTGACCGTCTACGCGTTGGCGGCCTACGCGCCGCGATGGGCCAGCCTCGGCGGTCTGATGCTGGCCGCCATCGGCTGCGTCCTGTTTATCCTGCGGTACTTCGGGTTTCCCTATATTTCCTCCACCAGCGAGGTGGTGGTGTATGCGTTCAGCGTCATGGCGTTTGAAGCCGTGGTCCTGGTGGCCTGGACCTTCGGCGATCTGGCGCGCACCCGCCGTCTGGCGATGGAGGCCTTGCGGGACCATGCCCGCCGGCTCGAGGTGGAACGCCAGCAGGAACGCGATCTCGCGGCCGCAGACGAGCGCACTCACATTGCCCGCGAAATGCACGACATCGTGGCCCACTCGCTCTCCGTCATCATTACCCAGGCCGACGGCGCCCGGTATGCGAGCGCACAGGATCCGGAGATTGCCGCCAAGACCCTGGCCACCATCGCGGAAACCGGCCGCGGCTCGCTGCGGGAAATGCGCCGGCTGCTCGGGGTGCTCCGCGGCGACGAGCTGGCCTCCACCCGTCCGCTGCCGTCGCTGGCCGACGTCGGTGCGCTGGTGGACGCGGTCAAGCGTGCCGGTTTGGAGGTGGTGGTGGCCGAGACCGGAACGATGCGGCGCCAGCTTCCCCCGGGCGCGGAGCTGACCGCCTACCGGGTAATCCAGGAGTCCCTGACCAATGTCCTCAAGCACGCCGGTCCGGGCGCGCAGGCGGGCGTGGACCTGCAGTGGGTGCCCCGCGGGCTTGAGATCAATGTGCACGACGACGGGCGGGGCGCAGGCGCGGACGTCCCGCAGTCCGCTCCCCCGCATCCTGGCCGGCCTCCCCGGCAGGCCCCGGCCCCAGCCTCCGGCCCGGGCGCTGGTCAGGGGCAGGGCATCAACGGCATGGCCGAACGGGTTGCCCTCTACGATGGAACACTGCATGCAGCACCCGCGACCGGCGGAGGATTCCGCGTCACGGCATTCATTCCCTACACGGAGGCCTGA
- a CDS encoding response regulator, protein MTGTLSPHPADETPAPIRVALVDDQQLVRGGFKMLINSQPDLTVVAEAGNGREALQALAAVRADVVLMDVRMPGMDGIEATSRLLERAAAQPKGSTDVDLKVVVLTTFDLDEYALSAIRAGASGFLLKDAPPEELLEAIRTVYRGDAVIAPSTTRRLLDHVAPLLREPTAEVSRHAADVERLTPREREVFGLIAQGLSNPEIAAHLFLSDATVKTHVGHILAKLGARDRVQAVVIAYETGIVAP, encoded by the coding sequence ATGACCGGCACCCTGTCCCCCCACCCCGCTGACGAAACACCCGCCCCGATCCGGGTGGCCCTGGTCGATGACCAGCAGCTGGTCCGCGGCGGCTTCAAGATGCTGATCAATTCCCAGCCGGACCTCACGGTGGTGGCCGAGGCAGGCAACGGCCGCGAGGCGCTGCAGGCACTGGCAGCCGTCCGCGCCGACGTCGTCCTCATGGACGTCCGCATGCCCGGCATGGACGGCATTGAAGCGACCTCCCGGCTCCTGGAACGCGCCGCTGCCCAGCCCAAGGGTTCCACCGACGTCGACCTGAAAGTGGTGGTCCTGACCACCTTCGACCTGGACGAGTACGCCCTGTCGGCGATCCGGGCCGGTGCCAGCGGTTTCCTGCTCAAGGACGCGCCCCCCGAGGAGCTGCTGGAGGCCATCCGGACGGTGTACCGCGGTGATGCGGTGATCGCACCGTCGACCACCCGCCGCCTGCTGGACCATGTGGCTCCCCTGCTGCGCGAGCCCACCGCAGAGGTCAGCCGGCACGCCGCCGACGTCGAGCGCCTCACCCCCCGCGAGCGCGAGGTGTTCGGGCTGATTGCGCAGGGCCTGTCGAATCCTGAAATCGCCGCGCATTTGTTCCTCTCCGACGCCACAGTCAAGACGCATGTGGGCCATATCCTGGCCAAGCTCGGCGCCAGGGACCGGGTGCAGGCTGTCGTCATCGCCTACGAGACCGGTATCGTCGCTCCATAA
- a CDS encoding MmcQ/YjbR family DNA-binding protein produces the protein MSSEADVRSFCLALPGVTERLSWQQPAWFARALMARMWEDGILTVKTTEREALAGTDPDTYYWTPHHDRSPQLVLVRLDRVDSAELEELLLESYRLAGPLPPAG, from the coding sequence ATGTCCAGCGAAGCGGACGTCCGTTCCTTTTGCCTGGCGCTGCCCGGGGTGACCGAACGGCTGAGCTGGCAACAGCCGGCCTGGTTCGCCCGCGCCCTGATGGCGCGCATGTGGGAGGACGGCATCCTCACCGTGAAGACCACGGAACGGGAGGCCCTCGCAGGCACCGACCCTGACACGTATTACTGGACCCCGCACCACGACCGCTCCCCGCAGCTGGTCCTGGTGCGGCTGGACCGGGTGGACTCCGCCGAGCTCGAGGAGCTGCTTTTGGAGTCCTACCGGCTGGCCGGGCCGCTCCCGCCTGCGGGTTAG
- a CDS encoding ABC transporter ATP-binding protein → MTTLIERSPVPGGTTAAAAARSLNKTYGSGDTAVHALSNVDVTFETGTFTAIMGPSGSGKSTLMHCLAGLDTADSGRIWIGDTEITALKDAELTRLRRDSVGFVFQSFNLVPTLTAEQNITLPVALANGKVDAEWLSTITQILGLTGRLKHRPHELSGGQQQRVAVARALLTRPHVVFGDEPTGNLDSKSGAEVLSLLRRSTREMGQSIIMVTHDPVAASYADRVVLMNDGALVGELANPTPDTVLAALTKLGA, encoded by the coding sequence ATGACAACCCTTATTGAGCGCTCCCCCGTGCCCGGCGGCACCACTGCTGCCGCGGCCGCCCGGTCCCTGAACAAGACATACGGTTCCGGAGACACCGCCGTCCACGCCCTGTCCAACGTCGACGTCACCTTCGAGACCGGCACCTTCACCGCCATCATGGGCCCCTCCGGGTCCGGCAAGTCCACCCTCATGCATTGCCTGGCAGGCCTGGACACCGCTGACTCGGGCCGCATCTGGATCGGCGACACCGAGATCACCGCGCTGAAGGACGCCGAGCTCACCCGCCTGCGCCGGGACAGCGTGGGCTTCGTCTTCCAGTCCTTCAACCTGGTGCCCACCCTCACCGCTGAACAGAACATCACGCTGCCCGTTGCCCTGGCCAACGGCAAGGTGGACGCCGAGTGGCTGTCCACCATCACGCAGATCTTGGGCCTCACCGGCCGCCTCAAGCACCGCCCCCACGAGCTCTCCGGCGGCCAGCAGCAGCGCGTCGCCGTCGCCCGCGCCCTGCTCACCCGCCCGCACGTGGTCTTCGGCGACGAACCCACCGGCAACCTCGATTCGAAGTCCGGCGCCGAAGTGCTCTCCCTGCTGCGCCGCTCCACCCGCGAAATGGGCCAGAGCATCATCATGGTCACCCACGACCCGGTGGCCGCTTCCTACGCAGACCGCGTTGTCCTGATGAACGACGGCGCCCTGGTGGGCGAACTGGCCAACCCGACGCCGGACACCGTGCTCGCCGCCCTGACCAAACTGGGAGCCTGA
- a CDS encoding ABC transporter permease, translating into MLQVALAQVRLNARRFIAVSLAVMIAVGFLTATLVINSSSKASLAESVGEGFRNADLILTSEAPYFTDDGVVLRDDAAAAARNTAGVDAVYPVEQAFVAFNDGKKKVYAMLTNTPDEAALLPVDVALGTLPSNDTQVAVDQTTADRHGLSIGAILPVQPGDEASDSRTVDLVVSAVVSASNDPTQMGTPQLYSSAATAALFADPDRGFASIQLALADGSSASGVRAELEQDLTAAGLDGIAVRTSAEQTDEVVAGFTGGEDALTLVLLAFAAVALLVCALVVSNTFSVLVAQRTRELALLRCIGASRSQIRRSVITEALLVGIVASIAGVAAAIGLVAAIVAYLKGIPESGFATLAVAPSAIITGLVIGVLLTLLSALVPARSATAVAPLAALRPADDVRAGTRRGRVRLGIGLLLLAGGGALLGYGAVISDLLFAVPGGMLSFVGILMCATLFVPSLVRTVGVLAAPLGVPGKLAAVNAVRNPQRTSATSSALLIGVTLVAMMMTGAATARTSLDSVLAAEFPVEVSVRGGVLGDTPLTAADAQTARGVDGVAEAFLLPVVGTTQMYGTAEAVYALDPADAAAVLQDQSLKLSPGTILMPQNTTASTVTVQGAASTVELDVVASGSGQMRPLISTETAAALGGVPAAGDAYLQPQIWISVQEGLSNGELQDLQSELAEALGVEEYMVSGTVIERMAFEQVIDVLLMVVTGLLAVAVMIALVGVANTLSLSVLERTRESSLLRALGLTRGQLRGMLALEALLIAGVAALLGCVLGAGYGWLGAKSALGSFADVAVAVPWLQLAAVLAVAVLAGLAASVLPARRAARLSPVAGLAAD; encoded by the coding sequence ATGCTGCAGGTAGCCCTGGCGCAGGTGCGCCTGAATGCCCGCCGCTTCATCGCCGTCTCCCTGGCCGTGATGATCGCCGTCGGATTCCTCACCGCCACCCTGGTCATCAATTCCTCCTCGAAGGCTTCCCTGGCCGAAAGCGTGGGTGAAGGGTTCCGCAACGCCGACCTGATCCTCACCAGCGAGGCCCCATACTTCACCGACGACGGCGTGGTCCTGCGCGACGACGCCGCCGCCGCTGCGCGGAACACGGCAGGAGTCGACGCCGTGTACCCGGTGGAGCAGGCCTTTGTCGCCTTCAACGACGGCAAGAAGAAGGTGTACGCCATGCTGACGAACACCCCTGACGAGGCGGCACTGCTGCCGGTGGACGTGGCGCTGGGAACGCTGCCCTCCAACGACACCCAGGTGGCGGTGGACCAGACCACCGCCGACCGGCACGGTCTGTCTATCGGCGCCATCCTCCCGGTGCAGCCGGGCGACGAAGCGTCCGATTCCCGGACCGTTGACCTGGTGGTCAGCGCCGTCGTCTCGGCCTCGAATGATCCCACCCAGATGGGAACGCCCCAGCTCTACTCCTCGGCCGCAACCGCAGCACTGTTCGCGGACCCGGACCGGGGTTTCGCGAGCATCCAGCTGGCGCTTGCCGACGGCTCATCTGCCTCCGGCGTCCGCGCAGAGCTGGAGCAGGACCTCACTGCTGCCGGCCTGGACGGCATCGCCGTCCGCACCTCGGCAGAGCAAACGGATGAAGTTGTTGCAGGTTTCACCGGCGGCGAAGACGCCCTGACCCTGGTCCTTTTGGCCTTCGCCGCCGTGGCCCTCCTGGTCTGCGCCCTCGTGGTCTCCAATACCTTCTCGGTGCTGGTGGCCCAGCGGACCCGGGAGCTGGCACTGCTGCGCTGCATTGGAGCCAGCCGCTCGCAGATCCGGCGCTCCGTCATTACCGAAGCCCTCCTCGTGGGGATTGTCGCCTCGATCGCCGGGGTGGCTGCAGCCATCGGCCTGGTGGCGGCCATCGTGGCCTATCTCAAGGGCATTCCGGAAAGCGGTTTTGCCACGCTGGCTGTCGCCCCGTCCGCCATCATCACCGGCCTGGTGATCGGTGTCCTGCTGACACTGCTGTCGGCGCTGGTTCCGGCGCGCTCTGCCACCGCCGTCGCTCCGCTGGCTGCCCTCCGCCCTGCCGACGACGTCCGTGCCGGCACCCGGCGCGGCCGGGTCCGGCTGGGTATCGGGCTGCTGTTGCTGGCGGGCGGCGGGGCGCTGCTCGGTTACGGCGCCGTCATCTCCGACCTGCTCTTTGCCGTACCCGGGGGCATGCTCAGCTTTGTCGGCATCCTGATGTGCGCCACATTGTTTGTCCCGTCCCTGGTCCGCACGGTCGGCGTCCTGGCTGCACCGCTGGGCGTACCGGGCAAGCTCGCCGCCGTCAACGCGGTGCGCAACCCGCAGCGCACTTCTGCAACATCTTCGGCCCTGCTGATCGGCGTGACCCTCGTGGCCATGATGATGACAGGGGCTGCCACCGCCCGGACCTCGCTGGACAGCGTCCTGGCCGCGGAGTTCCCCGTGGAGGTGAGTGTGCGCGGCGGTGTGCTGGGCGATACGCCGCTGACTGCCGCTGACGCACAGACGGCGCGGGGCGTGGACGGCGTAGCCGAAGCCTTCCTGCTGCCCGTGGTGGGAACCACGCAGATGTACGGCACAGCGGAGGCCGTATACGCCCTGGACCCCGCGGACGCCGCAGCCGTCCTGCAGGACCAGAGCCTGAAGCTGTCGCCGGGCACGATCCTCATGCCGCAGAACACCACCGCCTCCACGGTCACCGTCCAGGGCGCGGCTTCCACCGTTGAGCTGGACGTGGTGGCCAGCGGCAGCGGCCAGATGCGGCCGCTGATCAGTACCGAAACTGCCGCAGCCCTGGGCGGGGTCCCGGCAGCCGGCGATGCCTATCTCCAGCCCCAGATATGGATCTCCGTGCAGGAAGGACTGAGCAACGGCGAACTGCAGGATCTGCAGTCCGAACTCGCCGAAGCGCTGGGCGTGGAGGAATACATGGTCTCCGGCACCGTGATCGAACGGATGGCCTTTGAACAGGTCATCGATGTCCTGCTCATGGTGGTGACCGGGCTGCTCGCGGTGGCGGTGATGATCGCCCTGGTGGGTGTGGCCAATACGCTCTCCCTGTCGGTGCTGGAACGCACCCGGGAATCGTCCCTGCTGCGGGCTCTCGGGCTGACACGCGGGCAGCTGCGCGGCATGCTGGCCCTGGAGGCGCTGCTGATCGCCGGTGTTGCGGCCCTGCTGGGCTGTGTCCTCGGCGCCGGCTACGGCTGGCTCGGCGCGAAGTCCGCCCTCGGTTCCTTTGCCGACGTAGCCGTGGCTGTTCCCTGGCTGCAGCTGGCCGCGGTCCTCGCTGTCGCCGTCCTGGCCGGACTGGCAGCTTCGGTGCTGCCGGCCCGCCGTGCCGCGCGGCTATCACCGGTGGCCGGGCTGGCGGCGGACTAA
- the metG gene encoding methionine--tRNA ligase, producing the protein MTSSDSKTPFYITTAISYPNGVPHIGHAYEAIATDAMARFKRLDGYDVFFMTGTDEHGLKMQQSADKEGITAKELADRNSAAFQQMSRDLNISHDRFIRTTDKDHYAAAQAIWKRMEEKGDIYLSKYAGWYSVRDEAYYSEEETELREDGIRYSKETETELTWTEEESYFFRLSAYQDKLLALYEAQPAFAAPQSKFNEVISFVKGGLEDLSISRTTFDWGVPVPGNSEHVMYVWVDALTNYLTGVGFPDTESEAFKKYWPADVHVIGKDISRFHAIFWPAFLMSADLELPKRVMIHGFLHNKGVKMSKSLGNVVAPKEWAEQYGLDSVRFFLLREVPFGGDGSYSHEAVVGRMNSDLANNLGNLAQRSLSMVAKNCGAAVPQPGEFTAEDKAILAAAGELLEISRKAYDVQDFHGALEATWKVLGDTNAYFAEQAPWVLRKTDVERMNTVLYVTLEVLRIVAILIQPVMPDSAGKLLTVLGQDDDAARQFSAIATPLVPGTPLPAPAPIFPKYEEPAE; encoded by the coding sequence GTGACTTCTTCCGATTCCAAGACTCCGTTCTACATCACCACGGCCATCTCCTATCCCAACGGCGTGCCCCATATCGGCCACGCGTACGAGGCCATCGCCACTGATGCCATGGCACGCTTCAAGCGCCTGGACGGGTACGACGTCTTCTTCATGACGGGTACCGACGAGCACGGCCTGAAGATGCAGCAGTCCGCGGACAAGGAAGGCATCACTGCCAAGGAACTCGCGGACCGGAACTCTGCTGCCTTCCAACAGATGAGCCGGGACCTGAACATCTCCCACGACCGGTTCATCCGCACCACGGACAAGGACCACTACGCCGCCGCGCAGGCCATCTGGAAGCGGATGGAGGAGAAGGGTGACATCTACCTCTCCAAGTACGCCGGCTGGTACTCCGTCCGTGACGAGGCCTACTACTCCGAAGAAGAAACCGAGCTGCGTGAAGACGGCATCCGGTACTCCAAGGAGACGGAGACGGAACTGACCTGGACCGAAGAGGAAAGCTACTTCTTCCGCCTCTCCGCCTACCAGGACAAGCTGCTGGCCCTGTACGAGGCCCAGCCCGCCTTCGCCGCGCCGCAGTCCAAATTCAACGAGGTCATCAGCTTCGTCAAGGGCGGCCTGGAAGACCTCTCCATCTCCCGCACCACCTTCGACTGGGGTGTTCCGGTTCCGGGCAACTCCGAGCACGTTATGTACGTGTGGGTGGACGCGCTGACCAACTACCTCACCGGCGTCGGCTTCCCCGACACCGAGTCGGAGGCTTTCAAGAAGTACTGGCCGGCGGACGTGCATGTCATCGGCAAGGACATCTCGCGCTTCCACGCCATCTTCTGGCCCGCGTTCCTGATGTCCGCTGACCTTGAGCTGCCCAAGCGCGTCATGATCCACGGCTTCCTGCACAACAAGGGCGTCAAGATGTCCAAGTCGCTGGGCAACGTGGTGGCGCCCAAGGAATGGGCCGAGCAGTACGGGCTGGACTCGGTGCGGTTCTTCCTGCTGCGCGAGGTGCCTTTCGGCGGGGACGGTTCCTACAGCCACGAAGCAGTAGTGGGCCGGATGAACTCCGACCTGGCCAACAACCTGGGGAACCTGGCCCAGCGCTCGCTGTCCATGGTGGCGAAGAACTGCGGCGCCGCGGTGCCGCAGCCGGGGGAGTTCACCGCTGAGGACAAGGCGATCCTGGCCGCTGCCGGCGAGCTGCTGGAGATTTCCCGCAAGGCCTACGACGTCCAGGACTTCCACGGTGCGCTCGAAGCAACGTGGAAGGTCCTCGGGGATACGAACGCCTACTTCGCCGAGCAGGCACCCTGGGTGCTGCGGAAGACCGACGTCGAGCGCATGAACACGGTCCTGTACGTGACGCTGGAGGTGCTGCGGATCGTGGCCATCCTCATCCAGCCGGTCATGCCGGACAGCGCGGGCAAGCTGTTGACGGTGCTCGGCCAGGACGACGACGCCGCGCGGCAGTTCAGTGCGATCGCGACGCCGCTGGTGCCGGGCACGCCGCTGCCGGCTCCCGCTCCGATCTTCCCGAAGTACGAAGAGCCCGCGGAATAG